Proteins encoded in a region of the Novibacillus thermophilus genome:
- the tilS gene encoding tRNA lysidine(34) synthetase TilS produces MIAVIVKQIEKSVRECSLLERGDHIIVGFSGGADSLALLDGLHRLSDEGGWDLTAVHVHHQLRGKEADEDAAFAGSFCRERGIPFHLRKVDVPGHIERYGGNVQDVARELRYEVFREVAKQVGANKLALGHHADDQAETVLMRFLRGTGAAGLAGIPVKREWDGLVVVRPLWRTWRHEIEAYCRARQLTPRFDSSNVSTDYVRNRVRLELIPQLEEQYNPQLKSGLLQLSEQLAAEEEVWKKWTDEASEKVLLKGNDGEWVLSVREFRTLSLALQRRVIQLILNYLAIRSWKHIENVRLLANHTSPSARCSLPGNWEAVRDYDKIRFSRTKPARKPQGYDVQLNVPGLTKLEPCGASFEAIVTDEALEADKWGMRWAVFDAAKVTGTLRVRTRKRGDRIHIIGMDGHKKVKDLFIDEKISRKERDMWPLVTDEADILWIPGLRRSAKALITDDTRQRIYLFYRQEASVHNRDSRNV; encoded by the coding sequence GTGATAGCCGTGATAGTCAAACAGATAGAAAAATCCGTCCGCGAATGTTCGCTGTTGGAACGAGGGGATCACATCATCGTCGGCTTTTCCGGCGGAGCTGATTCCCTGGCACTGTTAGACGGATTGCACCGTCTGTCCGATGAAGGTGGATGGGATTTAACGGCCGTTCACGTGCACCATCAGTTGCGGGGGAAAGAGGCGGATGAAGACGCGGCTTTTGCCGGGAGTTTTTGCCGCGAACGGGGTATTCCGTTTCATTTGCGCAAAGTCGACGTGCCCGGTCACATAGAGCGGTACGGCGGAAATGTGCAGGACGTGGCACGCGAGTTGCGGTATGAGGTTTTTCGGGAAGTGGCGAAGCAAGTCGGTGCGAACAAGCTGGCCCTCGGACACCATGCGGACGACCAGGCGGAAACGGTGTTGATGCGCTTTTTGAGGGGAACCGGTGCAGCTGGGTTGGCGGGCATTCCCGTGAAACGCGAATGGGATGGGCTCGTCGTCGTGCGGCCGCTGTGGCGGACATGGCGGCATGAAATTGAGGCGTACTGTCGCGCGCGGCAATTGACGCCACGATTTGACTCCAGTAACGTGTCGACCGATTATGTGCGGAACCGGGTCCGGTTAGAACTCATTCCCCAGTTAGAGGAGCAATACAACCCGCAGCTAAAGAGCGGACTGTTACAATTAAGTGAACAATTGGCCGCTGAGGAAGAAGTGTGGAAGAAGTGGACGGATGAAGCGTCGGAAAAAGTGTTGCTCAAGGGGAATGATGGAGAATGGGTGTTGTCGGTTCGCGAATTTCGCACGTTGTCCCTTGCTTTACAAAGGAGGGTGATTCAACTAATATTAAATTATCTTGCAATCCGTTCCTGGAAACATATTGAGAACGTTCGGCTTTTAGCGAATCACACTTCACCGTCGGCTCGCTGTTCACTTCCAGGAAACTGGGAAGCTGTACGAGATTACGACAAAATCAGGTTCAGTCGGACAAAACCCGCTCGTAAACCGCAAGGTTATGACGTCCAGCTCAATGTGCCCGGTTTGACGAAACTTGAACCGTGTGGCGCAAGTTTTGAAGCCATCGTGACGGACGAGGCGTTGGAAGCCGACAAATGGGGGATGCGATGGGCTGTTTTTGATGCGGCTAAAGTAACGGGAACGTTGCGCGTGCGAACGCGAAAGCGCGGAGACCGTATACATATCATCGGCATGGACGGACACAAGAAAGTCAAGGACCTGTTTATAGATGAAAAGATCTCCAGAAAAGAGCGGGACATGTGGCCCCTTGTCACGGACGAGGCCGACATTTTATGGATTCCTGGCTTGAGACGTTCGGCGAAAGCTCTGATCACGGACGATACCCGTCAGCGAATTTATCTGTTTTACCGCCAGGAGGCATCTGTACATAACCGTGATAGTCGCAACGTTTGA
- a CDS encoding type III pantothenate kinase: MLLVMDVGNTNITFGVYERRRLIHHWRVHTNRSATEDEYAISIKNYLREAGVPVKQIDGVSIASVVPPLKHVMEKMCRKHFNVTPLVVGPGVKTGLNIKYENPREVGADRIVNAVAAVQLYGAPAIVVDFGTAATFCLIDDREHYVGGVIAPGIHVSVEALVSRAAQLPRIEIVKPEHILGKNTINAMQSGVYYGYVGQVDGIVSRLQREVDGRAYVVATGGLAELIGEEAETIDTIDPFLTLEGLHIVYERNRSK; this comes from the coding sequence ATGCTACTCGTGATGGATGTCGGGAATACGAACATAACGTTCGGCGTATACGAACGGCGCCGTTTAATCCACCATTGGCGTGTGCACACGAATCGCAGCGCGACCGAAGACGAATATGCCATCAGCATTAAAAACTACCTTCGGGAAGCGGGTGTACCCGTGAAGCAAATTGACGGCGTCTCCATTGCTTCAGTCGTGCCGCCGTTAAAGCATGTGATGGAGAAAATGTGCCGCAAACACTTCAACGTTACCCCGTTAGTGGTGGGTCCCGGTGTAAAGACGGGGCTAAACATCAAATACGAAAATCCCCGGGAAGTGGGGGCAGATCGCATCGTGAATGCCGTTGCAGCTGTTCAGTTGTACGGCGCTCCGGCCATTGTCGTCGACTTTGGCACAGCGGCGACGTTTTGCCTGATCGATGATCGCGAACATTATGTAGGCGGGGTCATTGCCCCCGGCATTCACGTATCCGTTGAAGCCCTTGTCAGCCGGGCGGCACAGTTGCCTCGTATTGAAATTGTAAAACCTGAACACATTTTAGGGAAAAATACGATAAACGCGATGCAATCCGGCGTGTACTACGGGTATGTCGGGCAAGTGGACGGCATTGTCTCCCGCTTACAGCGCGAAGTGGACGGGCGGGCTTACGTGGTGGCGACGGGCGGATTGGCGGAGTTGATCGGTGAAGAGGCGGAGACGATTGACACGATCGACCCTTTCCTCACTTTAGAGGGCCTCCACATCGTGTACGAACGAAATCGTTCGAAATGA
- the folB gene encoding dihydroneopterin aldolase has protein sequence MDKVFFHEMMFYAYHGVYPEESRLGQRFTVDLELGLDLRPAAESDDLAKTVNYQAVYETVRSTVEGKPVKLVETLAERVIEQLFAKFPVEYAWVRITKPDPPIPGHYRAVGVEMRRERNRRDE, from the coding sequence GTGGATAAAGTGTTTTTCCACGAAATGATGTTTTACGCTTACCACGGCGTTTATCCAGAAGAGAGCCGGCTGGGCCAGCGTTTTACGGTCGATTTAGAACTGGGACTGGATTTGCGCCCGGCAGCGGAAAGTGACGATTTGGCGAAGACGGTCAACTACCAGGCCGTGTACGAGACGGTCCGTTCAACTGTTGAGGGCAAACCGGTGAAATTGGTGGAAACATTGGCGGAACGGGTGATCGAGCAACTGTTTGCCAAGTTTCCGGTGGAGTACGCGTGGGTCCGCATCACGAAGCCGGACCCGCCAATCCCCGGACACTACCGGGCCGTGGGAGTGGAAATGCGCAGGGAGCGGAACAGGCGAGATGAGTGA
- the hpt gene encoding hypoxanthine phosphoribosyltransferase: MHDDIQEILFSEEDIARIVRDLGERLSEDYRGLNPLVVCVLKGAAPFMSDLVRRMDIALEMDYMAVSSYGASSQSSGVVRIMKDLDIPVEGRHVLIVEDIIDTGLTLQYLMDILKRRNPASLKVVTLLDKPERRTEGLVPDYCGVRVPNEFVVGYGLDYAEKYRNLPYIGVLKREVYNA, encoded by the coding sequence ATGCATGACGATATCCAGGAAATTCTGTTTTCTGAGGAAGACATCGCACGAATCGTCCGGGATTTAGGCGAAAGGCTCAGTGAGGATTACCGGGGGTTAAACCCATTAGTCGTATGTGTGTTAAAAGGCGCAGCACCTTTTATGAGCGATTTAGTGCGGAGGATGGATATTGCGTTAGAGATGGACTACATGGCCGTCTCCAGTTACGGGGCATCGAGTCAATCGTCAGGTGTTGTACGGATTATGAAAGACTTGGACATTCCCGTCGAAGGACGCCACGTATTGATCGTTGAAGACATTATTGATACGGGTCTGACACTGCAGTACTTAATGGACATTTTGAAACGGCGCAATCCGGCTTCGTTAAAAGTTGTCACTCTCTTGGACAAACCGGAACGGCGGACGGAAGGTTTGGTTCCAGACTATTGTGGTGTGAGAGTACCGAACGAATTTGTTGTCGGATACGGGCTCGATTACGCTGAAAAATACCGGAACCTTCCGTACATCGGTGTACTGAAACGCGAAGTGTATAACGCGTAA
- a CDS encoding anthranilate synthase component II has product MIAVIDNYDSFTYNLVQYVGECRRRVQVFRNDDISVARLTELEPEAVILSPGPCTPDEAGIGLALVRALAGKVPILGVCLGHQTIAQAFGGKIVRSPKLMHGKTSPIYHDGKGMFERIPSPFTATRYHSLSVERETLPACFTVSAWTEEGEIMGIRHKEYPVEGVQFHPESVMTDEGKAMLARFLAREKR; this is encoded by the coding sequence ATGATTGCAGTCATTGACAATTACGATTCTTTCACGTACAACCTCGTGCAGTATGTGGGGGAATGCAGACGTAGAGTGCAAGTGTTTCGGAATGACGACATATCGGTGGCGCGCTTGACAGAGTTGGAGCCTGAGGCCGTCATTCTCTCTCCGGGACCTTGTACACCAGACGAAGCGGGCATCGGACTCGCGCTCGTGCGGGCGTTGGCCGGCAAAGTTCCGATACTCGGGGTCTGTTTAGGGCATCAGACGATTGCCCAGGCCTTTGGCGGTAAAATCGTCCGTTCGCCAAAATTGATGCACGGGAAGACGTCGCCCATTTACCACGACGGAAAAGGCATGTTTGAACGCATTCCATCTCCTTTCACCGCGACGCGCTACCATTCGCTGAGCGTGGAAAGAGAGACGCTTCCCGCGTGCTTTACTGTATCCGCTTGGACAGAAGAAGGCGAAATCATGGGGATTCGGCACAAGGAGTACCCGGTAGAAGGTGTACAGTTTCACCCGGAGTCGGTTATGACGGACGAGGGAAAGGCCATGTTAGCACGTTTTTTGGCCCGGGAAAAACGGTAG
- the hslO gene encoding Hsp33 family molecular chaperone HslO: protein MKDYAIRATAYEGEARAFAARTTHLVNTLQQRHHSWPIASAALGRTVTVGAMMGMMLKNETDHLTIQIRGDGPLGSLVVDANPRGEVRGYVQNPHVHLSANAEGKLNVGGGIGKGTLNVVKDLGLKEPYRGSVELVSGELAEDFAYYFTVSEQTPSAVAAGVLVQPDNSVSHAGGFIVQMLPGARDETIERVETGVRQVGSVTDQLLKGKSPEDILEIVLGEPVNVQEELLLSFRCRCSRERIENMLKALGRDEIRSLLEEQGEARVQCHFCNETYTLSRDELEALL, encoded by the coding sequence ATGAAAGACTACGCCATACGGGCGACAGCTTACGAAGGTGAGGCGCGGGCGTTTGCCGCCCGCACTACCCATTTAGTCAACACGTTGCAACAGCGTCACCACAGTTGGCCTATTGCCAGCGCTGCTCTAGGACGGACTGTGACGGTCGGCGCGATGATGGGGATGATGTTAAAAAACGAGACGGATCATCTGACGATCCAGATTCGAGGTGACGGTCCCCTCGGGAGTCTGGTCGTCGACGCTAATCCGCGGGGAGAAGTGCGGGGTTATGTCCAAAATCCCCACGTCCACTTGTCAGCAAATGCCGAGGGCAAACTCAACGTAGGCGGCGGTATTGGGAAAGGCACGTTAAATGTCGTAAAAGATCTGGGCTTAAAAGAGCCGTATCGCGGCAGTGTGGAACTCGTCTCAGGGGAGTTGGCCGAAGATTTTGCCTACTACTTTACCGTCTCTGAGCAGACTCCGTCGGCAGTGGCGGCGGGAGTGCTCGTTCAGCCGGATAACAGCGTGTCACACGCCGGAGGGTTTATCGTCCAAATGCTCCCAGGGGCTCGGGATGAAACGATTGAGAGAGTGGAAACAGGCGTCCGTCAAGTCGGGTCCGTCACGGATCAGTTGTTAAAGGGTAAGAGTCCAGAAGACATACTGGAGATTGTACTCGGCGAGCCTGTCAACGTACAGGAAGAGCTGCTCCTATCATTTCGCTGTCGGTGTTCCCGCGAGCGGATTGAGAACATGCTGAAAGCGTTAGGGAGAGATGAGATTCGGTCGCTGCTTGAAGAACAGGGGGAAGCTCGCGTTCAGTGTCACTTTTGTAACGAAACGTACACGTTGTCCAGAGATGAACTGGAGGCCCTGCTGTAA
- the ftsH gene encoding ATP-dependent zinc metalloprotease FtsH has protein sequence MNRFFRSAGVYIVILLVTVGIVNFIANQGQETDQIQYNEYKELLNNGELVDITIKPDGGTYLIEGKYAGQEGTFQTRGPLYDGTVIPDLEQAGVNVTFEKEEGPSIWLTFFTSIIPFALIFILIFFLLNQAQGGGGKVMNFGKSKAKLYNEEKKKVTFDDVAGADEEKAELVEVVDFLKDPRKFSTVGARIPKGVLLVGPPGTGKTLLARAVAGEAGVPFFSISGSDFVEMFVGVGASRVRDLFENAKKNSPCIIFIDEIDAVGRQRGAGLGGGHDEREQTLNQLLVEMDGFGANEGIIIMAATNRPDILDPALLRPGRFDRQITVDRPDVKGREAVLKVHARNKPLDDSVDLGVIARRTPGFTGADLENLLNEAALLAARRNKKKVSKDEIDEAIDRVIAGPEKKSRVISDYEKKIVAYHEAGHTVVGYHLKHADEVHKVTVVPRGSAGGYTVMLPKEDRYFMTKTELLEKVIGLLGGRVAEEIVLGEISTGAHNDFERATNIVRRMITEFGMSDRLGPLQFGRSQGQVFLGRDIGHEQNYSDAIAYEIDKEMQQIIQDCYQRCTDLLTKYRDDLEAIAQTLLVKETLDASEIKQIIETGKLEESDEGDEVKVQIQGKKEERPEADADQEDRDESESTGAGDREQREDGDNGEDGKKE, from the coding sequence ATGAATCGCTTCTTCCGGAGCGCCGGAGTCTATATAGTTATTCTTCTTGTCACCGTGGGGATTGTCAATTTCATTGCAAACCAGGGACAAGAAACGGACCAAATTCAGTACAACGAATACAAGGAGCTGCTCAATAACGGCGAACTTGTAGATATCACCATCAAGCCTGACGGCGGAACGTACTTAATCGAAGGAAAGTACGCTGGTCAGGAAGGTACGTTCCAAACGCGCGGGCCGCTTTACGACGGCACGGTTATCCCGGACCTGGAACAAGCGGGGGTTAATGTTACGTTTGAAAAAGAAGAAGGACCATCGATTTGGTTAACGTTCTTTACCTCCATTATTCCGTTTGCGCTCATTTTTATTTTAATCTTCTTCTTGCTCAATCAAGCACAGGGCGGCGGCGGCAAAGTCATGAACTTTGGCAAGAGCAAAGCCAAACTGTACAATGAGGAGAAGAAAAAAGTGACGTTTGACGACGTCGCCGGGGCAGACGAAGAAAAAGCGGAACTCGTAGAAGTTGTCGACTTCTTGAAAGACCCGCGAAAATTCTCTACTGTTGGCGCTCGTATTCCAAAAGGGGTGCTGCTTGTCGGTCCTCCCGGTACGGGTAAAACGTTGTTGGCACGGGCTGTAGCGGGAGAAGCAGGTGTGCCCTTTTTCAGTATTAGCGGCTCTGATTTCGTGGAAATGTTCGTCGGTGTCGGAGCTTCACGCGTACGGGATCTCTTTGAGAACGCGAAAAAGAATTCTCCCTGTATCATTTTCATTGATGAAATCGACGCCGTCGGCCGCCAACGCGGCGCCGGTTTGGGAGGAGGTCACGACGAACGGGAGCAGACGTTAAACCAGTTGCTCGTGGAGATGGACGGGTTTGGCGCAAACGAAGGCATCATAATTATGGCTGCTACGAACCGCCCGGACATTCTCGACCCGGCCCTTTTACGGCCTGGGCGGTTTGACCGACAAATTACGGTCGACCGTCCCGACGTCAAGGGAAGAGAAGCGGTGTTAAAAGTTCACGCACGAAACAAGCCCCTTGACGACAGTGTGGACCTGGGCGTGATTGCCCGTCGGACGCCGGGGTTCACAGGGGCTGATTTGGAAAACTTACTCAATGAAGCGGCACTTCTGGCTGCCCGTCGCAACAAGAAAAAAGTTTCAAAGGACGAAATCGATGAAGCCATCGACCGGGTGATCGCCGGGCCAGAAAAGAAAAGCCGTGTCATCAGCGACTACGAGAAAAAAATTGTCGCCTACCACGAGGCCGGTCACACAGTCGTCGGCTATCACTTAAAGCATGCAGACGAAGTGCATAAAGTGACCGTCGTCCCGCGTGGCAGTGCCGGAGGCTATACGGTCATGTTGCCGAAGGAAGATCGCTACTTCATGACCAAGACGGAACTGTTAGAGAAAGTGATCGGTTTGCTGGGCGGTCGTGTCGCAGAGGAGATTGTGTTAGGCGAAATAAGTACGGGGGCTCACAATGACTTTGAGCGGGCGACGAATATTGTTCGCAGAATGATTACCGAGTTCGGCATGAGTGATCGTTTAGGGCCGTTGCAGTTTGGCCGATCGCAAGGGCAAGTGTTTTTGGGGCGGGACATTGGGCACGAGCAGAACTACAGTGACGCCATTGCGTACGAGATAGACAAAGAAATGCAACAAATTATACAGGATTGTTACCAGCGGTGTACTGATCTGTTGACGAAATACCGGGACGACCTCGAAGCGATCGCCCAAACACTGCTCGTCAAAGAGACGCTGGACGCCTCCGAAATTAAACAAATTATCGAGACGGGAAAACTGGAAGAATCAGATGAAGGCGACGAAGTGAAAGTCCAAATTCAAGGTAAAAAGGAAGAAAGACCAGAAGCCGACGCTGATCAAGAGGATAGGGACGAAAGTGAATCGACAGGTGCAGGTGACCGAGAGCAGCGGGAGGATGGAGACAACGGCGAAGACGGAAAAAAAGAGTAA
- the folP gene encoding dihydropteroate synthase: MNRAERRGPDKPFKVGKWSLPWHERTLVMGILNVTPDSFSDGGQYDSTDAAIEHARRLVEDGADIIDVGGESTRPAGVYGEGAAYVSAEEEKRRVLPVISRLAEEIDAPISIDTYKAEVAEAAIRSGAHIVNDVWGLKRDPKMAEVVARYNVPVVVMHNREQTDYAGPVVQEVLDDLLESVDIAHAAGVEDHHIILDPGIGFAKTYEHNLHVMHHLEQIAYLGYPVLLGTSRKSIVGQTLGLPVDQRVEGTGATLAYGIVKGCHIVRVHDVKEMVRVCRMTDVLVRFPKGVSRDASPV, translated from the coding sequence TTGAATCGAGCGGAACGCCGTGGCCCGGACAAGCCGTTCAAGGTAGGGAAGTGGTCGTTGCCGTGGCACGAGCGGACACTCGTCATGGGGATCCTGAATGTGACGCCTGACTCTTTTTCAGACGGAGGACAATACGACTCCACCGATGCGGCCATCGAACACGCGCGACGGCTTGTTGAAGATGGGGCGGACATCATCGACGTAGGAGGAGAGTCGACCAGACCGGCGGGCGTGTACGGAGAAGGCGCCGCCTATGTGAGCGCCGAAGAAGAAAAAAGACGGGTCCTCCCGGTCATCTCCCGTTTGGCGGAGGAGATAGACGCCCCGATATCCATCGATACGTACAAAGCAGAGGTGGCGGAAGCGGCCATCAGAAGCGGGGCTCACATCGTCAACGACGTGTGGGGACTGAAGCGAGATCCGAAAATGGCGGAAGTCGTGGCCCGCTACAACGTGCCGGTCGTAGTCATGCACAACAGGGAACAGACAGACTACGCTGGGCCCGTCGTGCAGGAAGTCTTGGACGATTTGCTGGAAAGTGTGGACATTGCGCACGCCGCCGGAGTAGAGGACCATCACATTATTCTCGATCCTGGGATCGGGTTTGCTAAGACGTATGAGCACAATTTACACGTTATGCACCATCTGGAGCAGATCGCGTATTTGGGGTACCCTGTTTTGCTCGGAACATCGCGGAAATCTATCGTCGGTCAGACGTTAGGGCTGCCGGTGGATCAACGTGTGGAAGGAACAGGTGCCACCCTGGCTTACGGCATTGTGAAAGGCTGTCACATCGTACGCGTTCACGACGTGAAAGAGATGGTACGGGTGTGCCGGATGACAGACGTCCTCGTCAGATTTCCGAAAGGGGTATCACGGGACGCATCTCCTGTGTAA
- the cysK gene encoding cysteine synthase A: protein MRVADNITELIGETPLVKVNKLVGQNDAELYLKLEFFNPGSSVKDRIAVSMIEEAEKQGKLKPGDTILEPTSGNTGIGLAMVAAAKGYRAILVMPETMSIERRNLLRAYGAELVLTPGSEGIGGSIRKAEEIAAEHPEYFVPQQFKNEANVKIHRETTGKEIVKQTEGKLDAFVAGIGTGGTITGAGEVIKKEIPGVTIVGVEPAASPVLSGGKPGPHKIQGIGTGFVPDILDTDIYDRIITVENEEAYHWSRRMAREEGILVGISSGASIAAGVKVAKELGKGKKVLAVVPDNGERYLSTPLFQFEDH, encoded by the coding sequence ATGCGCGTGGCGGACAACATAACGGAGTTGATCGGGGAAACACCGCTGGTTAAAGTGAACAAACTCGTCGGTCAAAACGATGCGGAACTGTACTTAAAACTTGAATTTTTCAATCCCGGGAGCAGTGTGAAAGACCGGATTGCGGTGAGCATGATTGAAGAGGCGGAAAAGCAAGGCAAACTGAAACCGGGTGACACGATTTTAGAGCCGACTAGCGGGAATACCGGCATCGGTTTGGCGATGGTCGCCGCGGCCAAAGGTTACCGCGCTATTTTGGTGATGCCCGAGACGATGAGCATCGAGCGGCGCAACCTTCTAAGGGCTTACGGAGCAGAACTGGTGTTGACACCAGGCTCTGAAGGGATCGGGGGATCCATTCGCAAAGCGGAAGAAATTGCGGCTGAGCACCCGGAGTACTTTGTGCCGCAGCAGTTCAAAAACGAGGCGAACGTAAAAATACACCGAGAGACGACGGGGAAAGAGATTGTCAAGCAGACGGAAGGGAAGTTAGATGCCTTCGTCGCCGGCATCGGCACCGGAGGGACGATTACCGGAGCCGGAGAAGTGATAAAGAAAGAGATTCCCGGCGTAACGATCGTCGGCGTGGAACCGGCGGCTTCTCCCGTGCTGTCAGGAGGAAAGCCCGGTCCGCACAAAATTCAAGGGATCGGCACCGGCTTTGTTCCTGACATACTGGATACAGACATTTACGATCGCATTATCACAGTGGAAAATGAAGAAGCTTACCATTGGTCGCGGCGCATGGCGCGGGAAGAGGGCATTCTCGTCGGCATTTCTTCCGGCGCTTCCATAGCAGCTGGAGTGAAAGTGGCGAAAGAGCTGGGCAAAGGAAAGAAAGTACTCGCCGTCGTCCCTGACAACGGGGAGCGTTACTTGAGCACGCCACTGTTTCAGTTCGAGGACCATTAA